Proteins found in one Deltaproteobacteria bacterium IMCC39524 genomic segment:
- the rpmI gene encoding 50S ribosomal protein L35: MPKIKTNRGAAKRFRKTGTGKIRRNKAFTSHILTKKSTKRKRDLRQSTLVDKCDAKNIRCLIPYL; encoded by the coding sequence ATGCCTAAGATTAAGACCAATCGCGGAGCAGCCAAACGCTTCCGTAAGACTGGAACCGGCAAGATCCGGCGCAACAAGGCGTTTACCAGTCACATTCTGACCAAGAAATCGACTAAGCGTAAGCGTGATCTGCGTCAGTCGACCCTGGTTGACAAGTGCGACGCCAAGAACATCCGCTGCCTGATCCCTTACCTGTAA
- the rplT gene encoding 50S ribosomal protein L20, whose translation MARVKRGFKARRRRNKVLKLAKGYRGARSKLFRSATEAVDRALNYAYRDRRVRKRDFRALWIARINAASRDNGLSYSRLIHGLKQAQIDIDRKILAQLAVTDPTGFGSIVEKAKAQLQ comes from the coding sequence ATGGCAAGAGTAAAAAGAGGCTTTAAAGCCAGACGTAGACGTAACAAGGTATTAAAGCTTGCAAAAGGCTATCGTGGCGCCCGCAGCAAATTGTTCCGGAGTGCAACCGAAGCCGTCGATCGCGCACTTAATTATGCATATCGTGACCGCCGTGTTCGCAAGCGTGATTTCAGGGCCCTCTGGATTGCCCGGATCAACGCTGCATCACGTGACAATGGCCTTTCTTACAGCCGCTTGATTCACGGCTTGAAGCAGGCGCAGATCGATATCGATCGCAAAATCCTTGCCCAGCTCGCCGTCACTGACCCAACCGGTTTTGGCTCTATCGTAGAGAAAGCCAAGGCCCAGCTTCAGTAA
- the pheS gene encoding phenylalanine--tRNA ligase subunit alpha → MKDKLNKIEEAALLAANEAVGEVELQQVRARYLGKKGEITAVMKGMGQLSPEERPLIGGLANEVKSRLEEAFALRQESLRQELMQQKLANERLDVTLPGRVQRTGFKHPITQVTEEVVGIFTALGFGVAEGPEIEKDFYNFEALNIPKDHPARDMQDTFYISEDVVLRTHTSPVQIRTMLDHEPPVRVVAPGTVYRRDSDITHSPMFHQIEGFLVDRKVTFGDLKGVLTTFITEFFGENVAVRFRPSFFPFTEPSAEVDIQCVICGGSGCRVCSNSGWLEILGSGMIDPEVFKSVNYDPELYSGFAFGMGIERLAMLKYGVNDLRLFFENDMRFLRQF, encoded by the coding sequence ATGAAAGATAAACTGAATAAGATCGAAGAGGCCGCTTTGCTGGCAGCGAATGAAGCTGTTGGTGAAGTTGAATTGCAGCAGGTTCGCGCTCGTTACCTGGGTAAGAAAGGTGAGATCACTGCTGTCATGAAGGGTATGGGGCAACTTTCTCCTGAGGAGCGTCCGCTGATTGGTGGTCTTGCCAACGAAGTGAAGAGCCGTCTTGAGGAAGCTTTTGCTCTGAGACAAGAGTCTCTGCGTCAGGAATTGATGCAACAGAAACTTGCCAACGAACGTCTCGATGTGACACTCCCTGGTCGCGTTCAGAGAACTGGCTTCAAGCATCCGATCACTCAAGTGACAGAAGAAGTTGTTGGAATTTTTACAGCCCTGGGTTTCGGTGTTGCCGAGGGCCCGGAAATCGAAAAAGACTTCTATAACTTCGAAGCTCTGAATATTCCAAAGGATCACCCGGCTCGTGATATGCAAGACACCTTCTACATCTCGGAAGATGTTGTTTTGCGTACGCATACATCTCCTGTTCAGATTCGCACTATGCTGGATCACGAGCCGCCTGTACGCGTGGTTGCTCCGGGCACTGTCTATCGACGTGACTCAGATATCACTCATAGTCCGATGTTCCACCAGATTGAAGGGTTCCTGGTTGATCGCAAAGTGACCTTTGGTGACCTGAAGGGGGTTCTGACGACCTTTATCACTGAGTTTTTTGGTGAGAATGTTGCCGTTCGTTTTCGTCCCTCTTTTTTTCCTTTCACAGAACCTAGCGCCGAAGTCGATATCCAGTGTGTGATCTGCGGCGGCAGTGGTTGTCGTGTCTGTAGCAACTCCGGCTGGCTTGAAATTCTGGGCAGCGGGATGATTGATCCTGAGGTCTTCAAATCAGTTAACTATGATCCTGAGTTGTATAGTGGCTTTGCCTTCGGTATGGGCATAGAGCGTCTCGCCATGCTTAAGTACGGCGTCAATGATTTGCGTCTCTTCTTTGAAAACGATATGAGGTTTTTGAGGCAATTCTAA
- the pheT gene encoding phenylalanine--tRNA ligase subunit beta, which yields MKVTLNWLKEYVDFDFSADDLSHRLTMTGLEVDAMERLGEGLDTVIVARLADVQQHPDADRLTVCKVDTGSATQQVVCGAKNHKTGDLIALAQVGTVLPGNFKIKKSKIRGQESFGMLCSMSELGLSEESDGIMILPSDLDLGRPVFEQLGLKDVMYEIGLTPNRSDCLSVVGVAREVAAMADASLRLPEPVILENDTLAAEKTSVSLEDPNLCPRYAARLIENVKIGPSPEWLVGRLEAVGLRSINNVVDVTNFVMMELGQPLHAFDFNLLREQRIVVRRAEQGAEFTTLDGQVRTLLASDLVICDGEGPIALAGVMGGGNSEVSSETTDILLESAYFNPVTIRRTSKRLGLHTDASHRFERGTDVDMVPLALDRATALIAELASGQVAKGVVDEYPSALPRRTVTVSASKASQILGLEVDADDMCHKLTSIGLNCDLHDGAVKVEIPNFRPDLEREIDLVEEVARLIGYDQIPVTMPVSTLTCQQLPEHLSSERQVRELLIELGYSEIINYSFYNASCLDKLRIDENDSRRQNVNILNPLTEEQGVMRTSLVPSLLETASRNLAYRSEDLALFELRPVFQPVKDSEMARESLRLSAFLCGRREPQGWAQSSDEADFFDMKGVVEQLLSNLGVRDVCWQVEHDEAFYHPGKSCAIYQGERLLGTLGELHPEVIRNFDLAPSSILCDIDIEALFKIGDKTIKFQPLSRFPDVQRDSAFLVDIDVAAQQVFSILNRVKIKDLESIELFDVYCGEGLPEGKKSLAIRACYRAMDRTLTDELIQNLHGKLIKAMEKELGAELR from the coding sequence ATGAAGGTCACCTTGAACTGGCTCAAGGAATACGTTGATTTCGATTTTAGTGCTGACGATCTTTCCCATCGGTTGACCATGACTGGTCTCGAGGTTGACGCCATGGAGCGTTTGGGAGAAGGGTTGGACACAGTCATTGTCGCCCGCCTTGCAGATGTGCAGCAACACCCTGACGCTGATCGACTGACCGTCTGCAAAGTTGATACAGGCAGCGCTACACAACAGGTAGTTTGTGGAGCCAAAAATCACAAAACCGGTGATCTGATTGCCCTGGCGCAGGTCGGTACGGTCCTGCCGGGAAACTTCAAGATCAAAAAGTCAAAGATCCGCGGCCAAGAGTCCTTCGGCATGCTCTGCTCAATGAGCGAACTGGGTCTGTCGGAAGAATCCGATGGCATCATGATCTTGCCTTCAGACCTTGATTTGGGTCGTCCGGTATTCGAACAGTTGGGTCTCAAGGATGTCATGTATGAGATCGGTTTGACTCCGAATCGATCAGACTGTTTGAGCGTTGTTGGTGTCGCACGTGAGGTTGCCGCTATGGCGGACGCTTCGTTGCGTCTTCCTGAGCCTGTCATTCTCGAGAATGACACCTTGGCTGCCGAGAAAACTTCAGTCTCTCTTGAAGACCCCAACCTGTGCCCACGTTACGCCGCGCGCCTGATCGAAAATGTAAAGATCGGCCCGTCACCGGAGTGGCTCGTAGGTCGTCTCGAGGCTGTTGGCTTGAGATCAATTAACAACGTCGTTGATGTGACCAACTTTGTCATGATGGAATTGGGCCAGCCATTGCACGCATTCGATTTCAACCTCCTGCGTGAACAGCGGATCGTGGTGCGTCGAGCAGAGCAGGGGGCTGAATTCACAACCCTCGATGGTCAGGTTCGCACTCTGTTGGCATCAGACCTGGTGATCTGTGACGGTGAAGGCCCTATTGCCCTTGCAGGCGTTATGGGTGGTGGCAATTCTGAAGTTAGTTCCGAGACAACAGACATTCTGCTGGAAAGCGCATACTTCAATCCGGTGACCATCCGTCGTACCAGTAAGCGGCTGGGCCTGCATACTGATGCTTCTCATCGTTTTGAACGTGGTACTGATGTCGACATGGTGCCTCTGGCTCTAGATCGTGCTACTGCATTGATTGCAGAGCTGGCGTCAGGGCAGGTCGCCAAAGGTGTTGTTGATGAGTACCCTTCCGCTTTGCCACGCCGTACCGTGACGGTCAGTGCATCAAAAGCCAGCCAGATCCTCGGTCTCGAGGTCGATGCTGACGATATGTGTCATAAGCTTACTTCAATAGGCCTCAATTGTGATCTTCATGACGGAGCCGTTAAGGTAGAAATTCCTAACTTCCGTCCCGACCTCGAGCGGGAGATTGACCTTGTTGAAGAGGTCGCACGCCTGATTGGTTATGACCAGATTCCTGTAACCATGCCAGTCAGCACCCTGACTTGCCAGCAACTCCCCGAACATCTGAGCAGTGAAAGACAAGTTAGAGAATTACTGATTGAATTAGGATACTCAGAGATTATCAACTATTCATTCTATAACGCTAGCTGTCTTGACAAGCTGAGAATTGACGAAAACGATTCGCGCCGACAGAACGTTAATATCCTCAATCCTCTCACGGAAGAGCAGGGGGTGATGAGAACCAGTCTGGTGCCGAGCCTTCTGGAAACTGCATCACGTAACCTGGCCTATCGTAGCGAAGATCTGGCACTTTTTGAGTTGCGGCCGGTATTTCAACCGGTTAAAGACTCCGAGATGGCTCGTGAAAGCCTTCGCCTCTCAGCTTTCCTCTGTGGCCGCCGTGAACCCCAGGGGTGGGCGCAGTCTTCAGATGAAGCCGATTTCTTCGATATGAAGGGCGTTGTCGAGCAGCTGTTAAGCAATCTCGGCGTCAGGGACGTATGCTGGCAGGTTGAACATGATGAAGCTTTTTACCATCCTGGCAAGTCCTGTGCGATTTATCAGGGTGAGCGTTTGCTCGGAACTCTGGGTGAGTTGCACCCTGAAGTGATTCGTAATTTTGATCTTGCTCCGTCATCAATCCTCTGTGATATCGATATCGAAGCGCTCTTTAAAATTGGTGACAAGACGATTAAGTTCCAGCCTCTCTCACGCTTCCCGGATGTCCAGCGAGACTCGGCTTTCCTGGTAGATATTGATGTGGCTGCACAGCAGGTTTTCTCGATTCTTAACCGTGTCAAAATCAAGGATCTGGAGAGTATTGAACTTTTTGATGTCTACTGTGGCGAGGGGCTTCCTGAAGGCAAGAAGAGTCTGGCGATCCGCGCCTGCTATCGCGCAATGGACCGAACTCTTACCGATGAATTAATACAGAATCTTCATGGAAAGCTGATTAAGGCCATGGAAAAGGAGCTCGGAGCCGAGCTTCGTTAA
- a CDS encoding integration host factor subunit alpha, protein MTKADLVENVYLKTGFSKKESAEIVEMVFDIMKTTLEDGDKIKIAGFGNFVVKDKATRRGRNPQTGDEIEISSRRILTFKPSQVLKAAINDSE, encoded by the coding sequence ATGACTAAGGCGGATCTTGTCGAAAATGTGTATCTCAAGACCGGTTTCTCTAAAAAAGAATCCGCAGAGATCGTCGAAATGGTTTTTGATATTATGAAAACCACTCTCGAAGACGGTGATAAAATCAAAATTGCCGGTTTCGGGAATTTCGTTGTAAAAGACAAAGCGACACGCCGTGGTCGTAACCCCCAGACTGGCGACGAGATTGAAATTTCCTCGCGTCGGATTCTGACCTTTAAGCCGAGCCAGGTTCTTAAAGCAGCTATCAACGACTCGGAGTAG
- a CDS encoding MerR family transcriptional regulator, with product MDFQIPEKLYYKIGEVAKFTGIKTHVLRYWETEFKAIRPNKSRSNQRLYRKQDVELILRLKDLLYNQGFTIAGARKKLREKPAAKVAETAVEAPAAPVQVETKQQVPAEASDQLALPLSGSYDPMLLKEIRQDLLRLKKSLEANP from the coding sequence ATGGATTTTCAGATTCCTGAAAAGCTCTATTATAAAATCGGTGAAGTTGCCAAGTTCACCGGTATTAAAACTCATGTCCTGCGCTATTGGGAGACAGAGTTTAAAGCCATCCGTCCTAACAAGAGCCGCAGTAACCAGCGACTCTATCGCAAGCAGGATGTTGAACTGATCCTGCGCCTTAAAGACCTTCTCTACAATCAGGGCTTCACTATTGCTGGCGCTCGCAAGAAATTACGCGAGAAGCCAGCGGCAAAAGTTGCCGAAACTGCAGTTGAGGCTCCTGCTGCGCCTGTTCAAGTTGAAACCAAACAGCAAGTCCCTGCTGAAGCCTCTGATCAGCTTGCATTGCCTTTGTCAGGGTCTTACGATCCAATGCTTCTTAAGGAGATCCGCCAGGATCTTCTGCGCCTCAAGAAAAGCCTGGAAGCAAATCCTTGA
- the surE gene encoding 5'/3'-nucleotidase SurE → MLILLTNDDGIHSAGLQALADEMQSLGRVVVVAPDRERSAVGHALTLHSPLRAEEIQTDRWAVSGTPTDAVNLGIHGLLKEKPALVVSGINKGANMGDDLTYSGTVAAAMEATLMGVPAIAISLASKEFSYDNFRSAAAVARQMAETVLEHGLPADTFINVNVPDSAPQGIRLTRQGKRVYGDAVVQNRDPRGRTYYWIGAGELSFQDLEGTDFHAVQNGYVSVTPLHLDLTNYAAMERLRQWRLEETLSTADKPGDNS, encoded by the coding sequence GTGCTGATTTTACTAACAAATGATGATGGCATCCATTCAGCCGGTTTGCAGGCTCTCGCCGATGAAATGCAATCTCTGGGCAGGGTTGTCGTTGTTGCCCCTGACCGGGAGAGAAGCGCCGTTGGTCACGCCTTAACACTTCATTCTCCCTTGCGCGCCGAAGAAATTCAAACTGATCGCTGGGCCGTCAGTGGCACACCAACAGATGCCGTCAATCTTGGCATTCATGGTTTGCTCAAGGAAAAGCCTGCGCTGGTGGTTTCGGGCATTAATAAAGGGGCCAACATGGGTGACGATCTGACCTATTCAGGAACAGTTGCGGCCGCAATGGAGGCTACCCTGATGGGGGTTCCTGCGATTGCTATCTCATTGGCTTCGAAAGAGTTTTCCTACGACAATTTCAGATCTGCAGCCGCTGTCGCCAGACAGATGGCGGAGACTGTCCTGGAGCATGGCCTGCCTGCAGACACCTTCATTAATGTCAATGTTCCCGATTCGGCTCCTCAGGGAATTCGCTTAACGCGTCAAGGTAAGCGGGTTTATGGAGATGCCGTTGTACAGAATCGCGACCCGAGAGGGCGGACCTACTACTGGATCGGTGCTGGAGAACTTAGTTTTCAGGATCTGGAGGGGACTGATTTTCATGCTGTTCAGAACGGCTATGTTTCTGTGACACCTCTGCACCTCGATTTGACCAACTATGCTGCTATGGAAAGGCTCCGTCAGTGGCGTTTGGAAGAGACTCTGTCGACGGCCGATAAGCCGGGAGATAATTCGTGA
- a CDS encoding protein-L-isoaspartate(D-aspartate) O-methyltransferase: MVEEQVIARGVTDPRVIDAMLKVPRHKFVEEALAGKAYQDAPLPIGEKQTISQPYMVAVMSEALMLDGSERVLEVGTGSGYQAAVLALLADRVFSLERIPLLARRARKVLDENGFSKVNIRLADGTVGWQGMGPFDGIIVTAGAPKVPQEYLDQLSLGGRLIIPVGDRESQILMRITRVGEAEYKEEKMLGCRFVPLIGNQGWKQEK; this comes from the coding sequence ATGGTTGAGGAGCAGGTTATCGCCCGCGGCGTCACAGACCCGCGCGTTATTGATGCCATGCTCAAGGTCCCCCGCCATAAATTTGTCGAAGAAGCTCTTGCCGGCAAGGCATACCAGGACGCACCCCTGCCAATCGGAGAGAAGCAAACGATCTCACAGCCTTACATGGTTGCGGTCATGAGTGAAGCTTTGATGCTTGATGGTTCTGAAAGGGTCCTGGAGGTTGGCACCGGGTCTGGTTATCAGGCAGCGGTTCTGGCCCTGCTCGCTGACCGTGTCTTCTCCCTCGAACGCATCCCCTTACTGGCTCGACGCGCCCGTAAGGTATTGGATGAAAACGGCTTCAGTAAGGTGAATATCCGCCTTGCCGATGGCACCGTTGGATGGCAGGGTATGGGCCCATTTGATGGCATTATCGTCACGGCGGGCGCCCCAAAAGTCCCACAGGAGTACCTGGACCAGTTGTCGCTTGGCGGTCGCTTGATCATACCGGTCGGTGATCGTGAAAGTCAGATTTTAATGCGAATTACCCGCGTCGGGGAAGCTGAGTACAAAGAAGAAAAGATGCTTGGCTGCCGGTTTGTCCCCCTGATCGGAAATCAGGGCTGGAAGCAGGAGAAGTAA
- a CDS encoding DedA family protein, whose protein sequence is MRMIRKLYDWVLHWADTPYGGPALFLLALIESSVFPVPPDVLLIALCIALPSRAWRFALLASAGSVLGGLIGYGIGWGAWPLVNSFFFDYIPGFTPHVFAKVQSLFEAYGFWVVFTAGFTPIPYKVITIGSGVFQINLVIFLIASLISRSLRFFLVAWLLHRYGPGMRDFIDRYFNLLSIIFLILLFGGFLLLKYVL, encoded by the coding sequence ATGCGCATGATACGTAAGCTCTACGATTGGGTGTTGCATTGGGCCGATACCCCCTATGGCGGTCCGGCTCTTTTTTTGCTGGCGCTGATCGAGTCCTCAGTGTTTCCGGTCCCTCCAGATGTCTTGCTGATCGCCCTTTGTATTGCCTTGCCTTCCCGTGCCTGGCGTTTTGCGCTTCTGGCTTCGGCTGGGTCAGTGCTCGGTGGCCTGATAGGTTATGGCATAGGGTGGGGCGCCTGGCCACTGGTTAACAGCTTCTTTTTTGACTACATCCCCGGCTTCACGCCTCACGTCTTTGCCAAGGTGCAGTCCCTGTTTGAGGCCTATGGTTTCTGGGTTGTCTTTACCGCCGGTTTCACACCGATCCCCTATAAGGTGATTACGATTGGTTCCGGTGTCTTCCAGATCAACCTGGTCATCTTCCTGATCGCTTCGCTGATCAGTCGCAGCTTACGCTTTTTCCTGGTCGCATGGTTGCTGCATCGCTACGGCCCGGGAATGCGTGATTTTATCGATCGCTACTTCAACCTGCTCAGCATCATTTTCCTGATTCTGCTGTTTGGCGGATTCCTGCTATTGAAATATGTTCTCTGA
- a CDS encoding peptidoglycan DD-metalloendopeptidase family protein, translating to MLLARTLGTNALMSRTALNSLILILCCAVLFACAPTGIYHTVQPGQTLYRIARTYKVEESKLASINNIKDPKQLKASQRIFIPGATRKLHVPSTSVTSKKSTSGPSRESTTTAKAQAKPSTVKTAPRKTTTTAKKSVTTSKPAKGIFVWPAKGKVLNKFGKQGQKVYKGIEINLKKGSTVTAAASGKVIYSGNAIPGYGNLVILEHSDSFFSIYGYNHKNLVEMDDFVGQGEKIALSGLPPSGQSARLHFEIRKGKSAVNPILYLP from the coding sequence ATGCTGTTGGCAAGAACCCTGGGGACCAATGCTCTGATGTCACGAACGGCCCTAAATAGTCTGATCCTGATACTTTGCTGCGCAGTGCTTTTTGCCTGTGCTCCGACTGGTATCTATCACACTGTTCAACCAGGGCAGACGCTTTACCGGATTGCTCGAACTTACAAGGTTGAAGAGAGTAAACTGGCCAGTATTAATAACATCAAGGACCCCAAGCAACTTAAAGCCAGCCAGAGAATCTTTATTCCCGGAGCCACCCGGAAGTTACATGTTCCGAGCACATCGGTCACGAGCAAAAAATCAACGTCGGGTCCGTCCCGCGAGTCGACTACAACAGCCAAGGCTCAGGCGAAACCTTCTACGGTTAAAACAGCGCCGCGCAAAACGACAACCACCGCAAAAAAATCTGTTACCACAAGCAAACCTGCCAAGGGGATCTTTGTCTGGCCAGCTAAAGGCAAGGTCCTGAACAAGTTCGGCAAGCAGGGCCAGAAAGTTTACAAAGGTATAGAAATAAATCTGAAGAAAGGCTCTACTGTCACAGCCGCAGCCTCGGGCAAGGTCATCTATAGCGGCAATGCGATTCCTGGTTATGGCAACCTTGTCATCCTTGAGCATTCTGACAGTTTTTTCAGTATTTATGGTTACAACCATAAGAATTTGGTTGAGATGGATGATTTTGTCGGCCAGGGCGAAAAGATCGCCCTGAGTGGTTTGCCTCCAAGCGGGCAAAGTGCCCGTCTTCATTTCGAAATCCGCAAGGGGAAGTCGGCTGTAAATCCAATTTTATACTTGCCTTAG
- a CDS encoding sigma-70 family RNA polymerase sigma factor: MNDAMQDSEKVEIEDEAQKTSLLVEVEPDSAALAAVEREEKEKETTEDYEDFAMDAIKLYLKDIQKTNLLTAEEERALARRIDDGDMAARDRMIESNLRLVVKIAKRYMNRGLPFLDLIEEGNLGLIKAVERFKLSKECRFSTYATWWIRQSIERALVNQSRTIRLPVHVSDDINKLIKITRELVRVYNREPQIKEVAEAMGVEPAYVRRLMVLLKKTFSIEHPMGENSDYSLIDTIEDTTVVNPLELAEWLNKYKIIADLLATLNDNEKEIIALRFGLDDRDPQTLDTIGRQFGVTRERIRQIEAKSLEKLRTLLAERDPSANEDK, encoded by the coding sequence ATGAATGATGCCATGCAGGACAGTGAAAAAGTAGAGATCGAGGACGAAGCCCAGAAAACGTCTCTTCTGGTAGAAGTTGAGCCCGATTCTGCCGCTCTTGCCGCTGTAGAGCGCGAAGAGAAAGAGAAAGAGACAACGGAAGACTACGAAGACTTTGCGATGGATGCGATCAAGCTCTATCTCAAAGATATTCAGAAAACCAACTTGTTGACCGCTGAAGAGGAGAGGGCACTGGCACGTCGAATTGACGATGGAGACATGGCTGCTCGTGATCGTATGATCGAGTCGAACCTCCGTCTGGTCGTCAAGATTGCCAAACGCTACATGAATCGTGGCTTGCCTTTCCTTGATTTGATCGAAGAGGGCAACCTTGGCCTGATCAAAGCCGTTGAGCGGTTCAAGCTCAGTAAAGAGTGCCGTTTCTCGACTTATGCAACCTGGTGGATTCGTCAATCAATCGAGCGTGCTCTGGTTAATCAGAGTCGAACGATTCGCTTGCCTGTGCATGTATCGGACGATATCAACAAGCTGATCAAGATTACCCGCGAGTTAGTTCGTGTCTATAATCGCGAGCCGCAAATTAAAGAAGTTGCCGAAGCTATGGGTGTTGAGCCTGCCTATGTCCGCCGGCTCATGGTGCTGCTCAAGAAGACCTTTTCTATAGAACACCCTATGGGTGAAAACAGCGACTACAGCCTGATCGATACGATCGAGGATACCACCGTCGTCAATCCGCTCGAACTAGCAGAGTGGCTCAACAAGTACAAGATCATCGCCGACCTCCTGGCGACCCTCAATGATAATGAAAAAGAGATCATTGCTCTGCGTTTCGGTCTGGATGACCGTGATCCGCAAACGCTGGATACCATTGGTCGCCAGTTTGGTGTGACCCGGGAACGTATCCGACAGATTGAAGCAAAGAGCCTTGAAAAGCTAAGGACTCTCCTGGCAGAGCGCGACCCATCTGCAAACGAGGATAAATAA
- a CDS encoding adenine phosphoribosyltransferase yields the protein MEELKSIIRDIPDFPKKGIIFKDITTLLSDARSFHRMIDLIAHRYVGKKVDQIVGVEARGFVLGSALAYKLGVGVTLVRKPGKLPSKVRQITYDLEYGTDTLEIHEDAFNKGDKVIIADDLLATGGTVSAVVKLVEELGAEVVECAFMAELDFLEGRKRLPEGKVYSLLNF from the coding sequence ATGGAAGAACTGAAAAGTATTATTCGCGACATCCCCGACTTCCCCAAGAAAGGGATTATCTTTAAAGACATCACGACCCTGCTTTCTGATGCGCGCAGTTTTCATCGCATGATCGATCTCATTGCTCATCGGTATGTCGGTAAGAAAGTCGATCAAATCGTCGGTGTCGAGGCCCGTGGTTTTGTTTTGGGCTCCGCTCTGGCTTACAAGCTTGGGGTCGGTGTTACACTGGTTAGAAAGCCTGGAAAGTTGCCTTCCAAGGTACGACAAATCACCTATGACCTTGAGTATGGAACCGATACTCTCGAGATCCATGAAGATGCATTTAACAAAGGGGATAAGGTTATTATTGCCGACGATCTGTTGGCGACTGGTGGTACGGTTTCAGCCGTTGTGAAGCTCGTAGAAGAGCTCGGTGCCGAAGTTGTCGAGTGTGCCTTTATGGCAGAGTTGGACTTCCTTGAAGGGCGCAAGCGTCTACCGGAAGGGAAGGTTTACAGCCTCCTCAATTTCTGA